The following are encoded together in the Heterodontus francisci isolate sHetFra1 chromosome 41, sHetFra1.hap1, whole genome shotgun sequence genome:
- the LOC137353370 gene encoding transcription factor MafK-like isoform X1: protein MTGLQQPQPSCFALGTLFWQFPHIMSANRASKALKIKRESGENTPVLMDQELVSMSVRELNHHLRGLSKDEILNLKQRRRTLKNRGYAASCRVKRVTQKEELERQKAELEQEVEKLAAENADMKMELDTLRSKYEALQSFARTVACGPITPTKVNTTSVITIVKSSNFSR from the exons GGACCCTGTTCTGGCAATTTCCTCACATAATGAGCGCCAACAGAGCAAGCAAAGCACTGAAG ATTAAGAGGGAGTCGGGTGAAAATACCCCCGTGCTAATGGACCAAGAGCTGGTGTCAATGTCGGTGCGGGAGCTAAACCACCACCTCCGCGGCCTCTCCAAAGATGAGATCCTGAATCTGAAGCAGCGCCGGCGGACACTGAAGAACCGCGGATACGCTGCCAGCTGTCGGGTGAAGCGCGTGACGCAGAAGGAGGAGCTCGAGCGGCAGAAGGCTGAGCTGGAGCAGGAAGTGGAGAAACTCGCGGCGGAGAACGCCGACATGAAAATGGAGCTCGACACCCTGCGCTCCAAGTACGAGGCCCTTCAGAGCTTCGCCCGGACGGTGGCGTGTGGGCCCATCACGCCCACGAAGGTCAACACGACCAGCGTGATCACAATCGTGAAGTCGTCCAACTTCTCGCGCTAG
- the LOC137353370 gene encoding transcription factor MafK-like isoform X3: protein MDQELVSMSVRELNHHLRGLSKDEILNLKQRRRTLKNRGYAASCRVKRVTQKEELERQKAELEQEVEKLAAENADMKMELDTLRSKYEALQSFARTVACGPITPTKVNTTSVITIVKSSNFSR, encoded by the coding sequence ATGGACCAAGAGCTGGTGTCAATGTCGGTGCGGGAGCTAAACCACCACCTCCGCGGCCTCTCCAAAGATGAGATCCTGAATCTGAAGCAGCGCCGGCGGACACTGAAGAACCGCGGATACGCTGCCAGCTGTCGGGTGAAGCGCGTGACGCAGAAGGAGGAGCTCGAGCGGCAGAAGGCTGAGCTGGAGCAGGAAGTGGAGAAACTCGCGGCGGAGAACGCCGACATGAAAATGGAGCTCGACACCCTGCGCTCCAAGTACGAGGCCCTTCAGAGCTTCGCCCGGACGGTGGCGTGTGGGCCCATCACGCCCACGAAGGTCAACACGACCAGCGTGATCACAATCGTGAAGTCGTCCAACTTCTCGCGCTAG
- the LOC137353370 gene encoding transcription factor MafK-like isoform X2: MSANRASKALKIKRESGENTPVLMDQELVSMSVRELNHHLRGLSKDEILNLKQRRRTLKNRGYAASCRVKRVTQKEELERQKAELEQEVEKLAAENADMKMELDTLRSKYEALQSFARTVACGPITPTKVNTTSVITIVKSSNFSR, from the exons ATGAGCGCCAACAGAGCAAGCAAAGCACTGAAG ATTAAGAGGGAGTCGGGTGAAAATACCCCCGTGCTAATGGACCAAGAGCTGGTGTCAATGTCGGTGCGGGAGCTAAACCACCACCTCCGCGGCCTCTCCAAAGATGAGATCCTGAATCTGAAGCAGCGCCGGCGGACACTGAAGAACCGCGGATACGCTGCCAGCTGTCGGGTGAAGCGCGTGACGCAGAAGGAGGAGCTCGAGCGGCAGAAGGCTGAGCTGGAGCAGGAAGTGGAGAAACTCGCGGCGGAGAACGCCGACATGAAAATGGAGCTCGACACCCTGCGCTCCAAGTACGAGGCCCTTCAGAGCTTCGCCCGGACGGTGGCGTGTGGGCCCATCACGCCCACGAAGGTCAACACGACCAGCGTGATCACAATCGTGAAGTCGTCCAACTTCTCGCGCTAG